A stretch of the Spirochaetota bacterium genome encodes the following:
- a CDS encoding FtsX-like permease family protein produces the protein MLILKIAFRSVLRYKGKLIAIGILILFGVLFLLIGNSFVYSLKEATKNSIINNYTGHIVIYSSKSKILPSPFSFSQPLPTIENFDQIVKFLKDQDKIKAYVPMAQNFAIVDTDSDISVSIVFNAIDPKKYEGIFKNIEIIEGSFFNESGIIISTNTKKSLKERGIDVKIGDILTLIGTSGSSSINSKKVKVVGIFRNKLFNDQFRGIDYIDIETYKELFNFQGLLIESLPNNLQKLLSTGSEEDIFAEDSVSEEKNRETIDFSKLSWSNNSGVTMIMVLLKNEKDIPEIISKINEKKELGVKVVDWRKASAGIYEIANAIQIFITIIAFILFITVGIILMNTFIINIFERTAEIGTIRAIGGSKSFIAKQYIYESLIVTIFFTILGIIIGAVVVFIIGKVGISLPKNFAQMMYGGGKLFFKLTSSSLISIFIILILVTILSTLYPLKVATKITPLKAMLERV, from the coding sequence ATGTTAATTTTAAAAATTGCATTTAGATCAGTATTAAGATATAAAGGTAAACTTATAGCAATTGGAATATTAATTTTGTTTGGGGTTTTATTTTTGTTAATAGGTAATTCTTTTGTATATTCACTAAAAGAAGCAACTAAAAATTCAATAATAAACAATTATACAGGGCACATTGTAATTTATTCATCAAAGTCAAAAATTTTACCAAGTCCTTTTTCATTTAGTCAACCATTACCAACAATCGAAAATTTTGATCAGATTGTTAAGTTTTTAAAAGATCAAGATAAAATAAAAGCTTATGTTCCTATGGCTCAAAATTTTGCAATAGTTGATACAGATTCAGATATATCAGTTTCAATTGTTTTTAATGCAATAGATCCAAAAAAATATGAGGGTATATTTAAAAATATTGAAATAATAGAAGGAAGTTTTTTTAATGAGTCTGGAATAATTATTTCAACAAATACAAAGAAAAGTTTAAAAGAAAGAGGAATAGATGTTAAAATAGGAGATATTTTAACTTTAATTGGAACTTCAGGATCAAGCTCAATTAACTCTAAAAAGGTTAAAGTTGTTGGTATATTTAGAAATAAACTTTTTAATGATCAATTTAGAGGAATTGATTACATTGATATAGAAACTTATAAAGAATTATTTAATTTTCAGGGTTTACTAATTGAGTCTTTACCTAATAATTTACAGAAACTTCTTTCTACAGGTAGCGAGGAAGATATTTTTGCCGAGGATTCTGTATCTGAAGAAAAGAATAGAGAAACAATTGATTTTAGTAAACTGAGTTGGTCTAATAATAGTGGGGTAACAATGATAATGGTTTTACTAAAAAATGAGAAAGATATACCAGAAATAATTAGTAAAATAAATGAAAAAAAAGAGTTAGGAGTTAAAGTTGTTGATTGGAGAAAAGCTTCAGCTGGAATATATGAAATTGCAAATGCTATTCAAATATTTATAACAATTATTGCTTTTATTCTTTTTATAACAGTAGGTATTATTTTAATGAATACTTTTATAATAAATATATTTGAGAGAACTGCTGAAATAGGAACAATAAGAGCTATAGGTGGATCAAAGTCTTTCATAGCAAAGCAATATATATATGAGTCATTAATAGTTACAATATTTTTTACTATATTAGGTATAATTATTGGAGCAGTTGTTGTTTTTATTATTGGAAAGGTAGGAATTTCATTACCAAAAAACTTTGCTCAGATGATGTATGGAGGAGGAAAGTTATTTTTTAAATTAACAAGCTCATCTCTAATATCAATTTTTATTATACTTATTTTGGTAACAATACTTTCAACATTATATCCTTTGAAAGTTGCTACTAAAATAACTCCTCTTAAAGCTATGTTAGAAAGAGTTTAA
- a CDS encoding ABC transporter ATP-binding protein — protein sequence MSCIILKNVKKVYLLDKTEVHALRGIDMEIDPGEFVCIAGPSGSGKTTILNLIGCIDSPTEGEVFIDGEMVNNLKDRELTKIRLNKIGFIFQSFNLIPVLNVYENIEFPLLLKGKMSKAEREKIVMKFIEEVGLKDRIKNKPAELSGGQRQRVAIARALVTNPKIILADEPTANLDSETGQKIIDLMKEINKIEGTTFVFSTHDPDIMSHANRIIKIHDGKIVNS from the coding sequence ATGAGTTGTATAATACTTAAAAATGTAAAAAAAGTATATTTACTTGATAAGACTGAAGTTCATGCTTTAAGAGGGATAGATATGGAAATAGACCCAGGTGAGTTTGTATGCATTGCTGGACCTTCTGGTTCTGGTAAGACTACAATATTGAACCTAATAGGTTGCATAGATTCTCCTACGGAGGGAGAGGTTTTTATTGATGGGGAAATGGTTAATAATTTAAAAGATAGAGAGTTAACTAAAATTAGATTAAATAAAATAGGATTTATATTTCAATCTTTTAATTTAATTCCTGTATTAAATGTTTATGAAAACATAGAATTTCCATTATTATTAAAAGGTAAAATGAGTAAAGCCGAAAGAGAAAAAATAGTTATGAAATTCATAGAGGAAGTAGGATTAAAAGATAGAATAAAAAACAAACCTGCTGAGCTATCTGGTGGTCAAAGGCAGAGAGTTGCTATTGCAAGAGCCTTAGTAACAAATCCTAAGATTATACTTGCAGATGAGCCAACTGCTAATTTAGATTCAGAAACAGGGCAAAAAATAATTGATTTAATGAAAGAAATAAATAAAATTGAGGGAACAACTTTTGTTTTTTCAACACATGATCCAGATATTATGAGTCATGCAAATAGAATTATAAAAATCCACGATGGAAAGATTGTTAATAGTTAA